The Haloarchaeobius amylolyticus genome window below encodes:
- a CDS encoding dienelactone hydrolase family protein, translated as MAIEPRRLVEIPVGDVKLPGELRIPDDATGLVVFAHGSGSSRRSPRNNAVADKLREHGLGTLLFDLLTPEEDIDNEARFDIALLTDRLVATTDWLADHDDAGGLPVGYFGSSTGAAAALRAAARRPEVAAIVSRGGRVDMAAEAVPDVTAPTLLIVGGEDEQVHRLNQEIFEQLDCDKELAVVPKAGHLFQGPGQLEEVTALAMSWFDRHFA; from the coding sequence ATGGCCATCGAACCACGCCGGCTGGTGGAGATACCCGTCGGCGACGTGAAACTGCCGGGAGAGCTTCGGATTCCGGACGACGCGACCGGGCTGGTCGTGTTCGCCCACGGGAGCGGCAGCAGCCGCCGGAGTCCCCGCAACAACGCGGTCGCGGACAAGCTCCGCGAGCACGGGCTGGGCACGCTCCTGTTCGACCTGCTCACGCCCGAGGAGGACATCGACAACGAGGCCCGCTTCGACATCGCGTTGCTGACGGACCGGCTGGTCGCGACGACCGACTGGCTGGCCGACCACGACGACGCGGGCGGCCTCCCCGTCGGCTACTTCGGGTCGAGCACCGGCGCGGCGGCGGCGCTCCGGGCGGCCGCCCGGCGTCCCGAGGTCGCCGCAATCGTCTCCCGCGGCGGCCGGGTCGACATGGCGGCGGAGGCCGTCCCGGACGTGACCGCGCCGACCCTGCTCATCGTGGGGGGCGAGGACGAGCAGGTCCACCGGCTCAACCAGGAGATATTCGAGCAACTGGACTGCGACAAGGAACTGGCCGTGGTGCCGAAGGCGGGTCACCTCTTCCAGGGCCCCGGGCAACTGGAGGAGGTCACCGCACTGGCGATGTCGTGGTTCGACCGGCACTTCGCGTGA
- a CDS encoding thiolase family protein, which yields MSVVLVDGARTPHGDYLGALAAVSAIDLGATAVSGLVDRTGVDPGTLDWVVLGNAIQAGLGQVPGRQVALAAGLPAAVPVTTVNEASGSGLRAIAHGFDHITAGRGDLVVAGGFESMSNAPHTLSGLRTGTRLGDATLVDSMIRDALWDETEDAHMGVLTERLVDRFDVPRSAQEEYALESHRRAAAAVESGLFDAELVPVETPDGPVARDHGPRADTSLDALADLPPAFGGTITAGTASDLSDGAGVVLLASEAAAAGLGEPLARVVDYAVAYREPEWFGMAVADAVETLLTGNGLTPADVAHLELNEAFAAQMLYVRDRLDLSPEQLNPRGGAIALGHPIGASGGMLATSLAHALYDAGERYGVVGMSIGGGGGIAMLLER from the coding sequence ATGAGTGTCGTCCTCGTCGACGGTGCGCGAACGCCCCACGGTGACTACCTCGGCGCGCTGGCTGCCGTCTCCGCCATCGACCTCGGCGCGACCGCCGTCTCGGGCCTCGTCGACCGCACAGGTGTCGACCCCGGAACGCTCGACTGGGTCGTCCTCGGGAACGCGATACAGGCCGGGCTCGGGCAGGTCCCCGGCCGGCAGGTCGCCCTCGCCGCGGGCCTCCCGGCAGCGGTCCCCGTGACCACCGTGAACGAGGCTTCGGGCTCCGGCCTGCGGGCCATCGCGCACGGCTTCGACCACATCACGGCCGGCCGGGGCGACCTCGTCGTCGCCGGCGGGTTCGAGTCGATGTCGAACGCGCCACACACCCTGTCGGGCCTGCGGACCGGCACCCGGCTGGGCGACGCGACGCTGGTCGACTCGATGATCCGCGACGCCCTCTGGGACGAGACCGAGGACGCCCACATGGGGGTCCTGACCGAGCGACTGGTCGACCGCTTCGACGTCCCGCGGTCGGCCCAGGAGGAGTACGCCCTGGAGAGCCATCGCCGGGCCGCCGCGGCGGTCGAGTCCGGACTGTTCGACGCGGAACTCGTCCCGGTCGAGACGCCAGACGGGCCGGTCGCACGGGACCACGGTCCCCGGGCCGACACCTCGCTGGACGCACTCGCGGACCTCCCGCCGGCCTTCGGCGGCACCATCACCGCGGGGACCGCCTCGGACCTGAGTGACGGCGCGGGCGTCGTCCTGCTCGCCAGCGAGGCGGCCGCCGCGGGCCTCGGCGAACCCCTCGCCCGGGTCGTCGACTACGCGGTCGCCTACCGCGAACCCGAGTGGTTCGGCATGGCGGTGGCGGACGCCGTCGAGACCCTCCTGACGGGCAACGGCCTCACACCAGCGGACGTGGCCCACCTCGAACTCAACGAGGCGTTCGCCGCCCAGATGCTGTACGTCCGCGACCGCCTCGACCTCTCGCCCGAACAGCTCAACCCCCGCGGCGGGGCCATCGCGCTGGGCCACCCCATCGGCGCCTCCGGCGGGATGCTGGCGACCAGCCTCGCCCACGCCCTCTACGACGCCGGGGAGCGCTACGGCGTGGTCGGCATGAGCATCGGTGGGGGCGGCGGTATCGCGATGCTGCTCGAACGCTAG
- a CDS encoding aminotransferase class III-fold pyridoxal phosphate-dependent enzyme — protein sequence MDRDTAEPRVDHMPGSKAQEWVEYHHQFSAPSTYVYDFVWDITEDAEGPFCTDIDGNVLMDFTSHVAAAPLGYNNPKVMDRLAEFELIDPVKIAGQDFYASGGWPPQDPEIPSPTQLMDRLIDATDHYDMDRVFLSNSGAEAVENAIKICYNRRGHRGVCFDGAFHGRTLGALSLNRSKTVHRKGYPEVPGIVSVPYISTEKAYREKWQTDGPGGNVLADKLDPDAGVIDPDEVAYLILEPVQGEGGYRVPHDEFIRDLEQIRHDHGIYVIVDEIQAGLGRTGKMWGVDHIDLTPDVITSAKGLRVGATISRSDVFPENKGRLSSTWGAGDVLSAAQGVATIDAIHEYDLLDNATERGRQLWETIADADMESIVDIRGRGLMFAVEFDTKDRREEVIKQALGRGLLTLGCGYKSLRLLPPLDVTEREIDLGANVFLEAVEAAEHSAPTTTAGSGDAS from the coding sequence ATGGACCGAGACACGGCCGAGCCCCGGGTGGACCACATGCCCGGTTCGAAGGCACAGGAGTGGGTGGAGTACCACCATCAGTTCTCAGCGCCGAGTACCTACGTCTACGACTTCGTCTGGGACATCACCGAGGACGCCGAGGGTCCCTTCTGTACCGACATCGACGGCAACGTGCTCATGGACTTCACCAGCCACGTGGCCGCGGCCCCGCTCGGGTACAACAACCCGAAGGTCATGGACCGCCTGGCCGAGTTCGAACTCATCGACCCCGTGAAGATCGCGGGCCAGGACTTCTACGCCAGCGGTGGCTGGCCGCCCCAGGACCCCGAGATTCCGTCGCCGACCCAGCTCATGGACCGGCTCATCGACGCGACGGACCACTACGACATGGACCGCGTCTTCCTCTCGAACTCCGGCGCGGAGGCCGTCGAGAACGCCATCAAGATCTGCTACAACCGCCGCGGCCACCGCGGCGTCTGCTTCGACGGCGCGTTCCACGGCCGCACCCTCGGCGCGCTCTCGCTGAACCGCTCGAAGACCGTCCACCGCAAGGGCTACCCCGAGGTGCCGGGCATCGTCTCGGTCCCGTACATCTCGACGGAGAAAGCCTACCGCGAGAAGTGGCAGACCGACGGCCCCGGCGGGAACGTCCTCGCCGACAAGCTCGACCCCGACGCGGGCGTCATCGACCCCGACGAGGTCGCCTATCTCATCCTCGAGCCCGTCCAGGGCGAGGGTGGCTACCGCGTCCCCCACGACGAGTTCATCCGCGACCTCGAACAGATCCGCCACGACCACGGCATCTACGTCATCGTCGACGAGATACAGGCCGGGCTGGGTCGGACCGGCAAGATGTGGGGTGTCGACCACATCGACCTCACACCGGACGTCATCACGAGCGCGAAGGGCCTGCGCGTCGGCGCGACCATCTCCCGCTCCGACGTGTTCCCCGAGAACAAGGGTCGCCTCTCCTCGACGTGGGGCGCCGGCGACGTGCTCTCGGCCGCACAGGGCGTGGCCACCATCGACGCCATCCACGAGTACGACCTGCTCGACAACGCGACCGAGCGCGGTCGCCAGCTCTGGGAGACCATCGCGGACGCCGACATGGAGTCCATCGTCGACATCCGCGGGCGCGGCCTGATGTTCGCGGTCGAGTTCGACACCAAGGACCGCCGCGAGGAGGTCATCAAGCAGGCACTCGGCCGCGGGCTGCTCACCCTCGGCTGTGGCTACAAGAGCCTGCGCCTGCTCCCGCCGCTCGACGTGACCGAGCGCGAGATCGACCTCGGCGCGAACGTCTTCCTGGAGGCCGTCGAGGCCGCCGAACACTCGGCCCCGACCACGACGGCCGGCTCCGGCGACGCCTCGTAA
- a CDS encoding MgtC/SapB family protein: protein MDFLLQQSPTATLESHVVRLVLAGALGLFLGLEREWSQKSAGIRTFSLISLAGAVFTLLAAETPYGTALLFVGGLLVIIQGAVLAVRGLLSGGENGLALTTSMSMLVAYGVGALVATGFVLEGVAVAVLSSLVLVLKRELHSFAENLSREEVRSGAEFAIIAFVVYPLLPAGEQQYSVPLLGIEDLTIEPQVVWLMVVTVAGIGILNYVIVQLYGGRGIAITGFFGGLVSSTAVVGTMLDHVRQNTEAASYAAAAILLADAAMALRNLLIVLAFTLSRGLLVSATLPLVAVILAAVAVAALTADWTENVDISLGSPFSLRYALGFGGMFMAVLVVGSVANEQFGAAGFLATAVASGLVSSAGATTSAVLLFRGGTLSAETTVLSVLLATASSIVVKAGLTAVSPNRSFSRLVAGYSGVLVIVGAVATVLVLTA from the coding sequence GTGGACTTCCTCCTGCAACAGTCACCGACCGCGACGCTCGAGAGTCACGTCGTCCGGCTCGTCCTGGCCGGGGCGCTGGGGCTGTTCCTCGGGCTGGAACGAGAGTGGTCACAGAAATCTGCGGGTATCCGGACCTTCTCGCTCATCAGCCTCGCGGGCGCGGTCTTCACGCTGCTGGCGGCGGAGACGCCCTACGGGACGGCGCTCCTGTTCGTCGGCGGCCTGCTCGTCATCATCCAGGGCGCGGTCCTCGCGGTTCGCGGCCTGCTCTCCGGCGGTGAGAACGGCCTCGCGTTGACCACCTCGATGTCGATGCTCGTCGCCTACGGGGTCGGTGCGCTCGTCGCGACCGGGTTCGTCCTCGAGGGCGTCGCCGTCGCGGTCCTCTCGTCGCTGGTGCTCGTGCTCAAGCGCGAGTTGCACTCGTTCGCGGAGAACCTCTCGCGCGAGGAGGTCCGCTCCGGTGCGGAGTTCGCCATCATCGCCTTCGTCGTCTACCCGCTGCTCCCGGCCGGGGAACAGCAGTACAGCGTCCCACTCCTCGGTATCGAGGACCTCACCATCGAGCCCCAGGTCGTCTGGCTGATGGTCGTCACGGTCGCGGGTATCGGCATCCTCAACTACGTCATCGTCCAGCTCTACGGCGGTCGGGGCATCGCCATCACGGGCTTCTTCGGCGGGCTGGTCTCCTCGACCGCGGTCGTGGGCACCATGCTCGACCACGTGCGCCAGAACACCGAGGCGGCCTCCTACGCGGCGGCGGCCATCCTCCTCGCGGACGCGGCGATGGCGCTGCGGAACCTGCTCATCGTCCTCGCGTTCACACTCTCGCGGGGGCTCCTCGTCTCCGCGACCCTCCCCCTCGTGGCCGTCATCCTCGCCGCCGTCGCGGTCGCGGCGCTCACCGCCGACTGGACCGAGAACGTCGACATCTCGCTCGGCAGTCCCTTCTCGCTCCGGTACGCGCTCGGGTTCGGCGGGATGTTCATGGCGGTGCTCGTGGTCGGGTCGGTCGCCAACGAGCAGTTCGGCGCGGCCGGGTTCCTCGCGACCGCGGTCGCCTCCGGGCTGGTCTCCAGTGCCGGCGCGACGACCTCCGCGGTCCTGCTCTTCCGCGGTGGCACCCTGAGCGCGGAGACGACGGTCCTGTCGGTCCTGCTGGCGACCGCCTCCTCTATCGTCGTGAAGGCCGGCCTGACGGCGGTCAGCCCCAACCGGTCGTTCTCCCGGCTCGTCGCCGGCTACAGCGGGGTACTTGTTATCGTGGGTGCGGTCGCGACCGTCCTCGTGCTCACCGCCTAG
- a CDS encoding AI-2E family transporter: MFGGFDIGRSRAPWWGIALFLGVALLFVVYSFVGTFVFGVFIYYATRPVYRRLKRRVRPPSLAATVAIFTLALPFMLLLAYTMAIALQEVDAFTKSLQEQQTNGGEVSELQKILDPYITLANDVQNPQDLLTNQEGLSVLTDVLNSSQQFVGIVGTGALHLFIMIALAFYLLRDGHKLSRWFLSTFGDDRGVLRSYLSAVDRDFRNIFFGNILNAFLTGVIGALSYSVLNVYAPTTELTIPYAALIGLLAGAASLIPVVGMKLVYFPVSGWLFYQAFSTDQSGLLWFPILFVAVSFVIVDVIPDLVLRPYVSGRNLHVGSVMFAYIFGPLLFGWYGIFLGPMLLVLSVHFAKLVLPELLHSEKLQPYAVDPTYFTPADEAAVEDVEATTRHSSDTDATPTDGGHPEPEDPAEPVDDGDDASEE, translated from the coding sequence ATGTTCGGCGGTTTCGACATCGGTCGGTCCCGCGCTCCATGGTGGGGTATCGCCCTCTTCCTCGGGGTGGCCCTGCTGTTCGTCGTCTACTCGTTCGTCGGGACCTTCGTCTTCGGTGTCTTCATCTACTACGCCACGCGCCCGGTCTACCGGCGGCTCAAGCGCCGCGTCCGTCCGCCGAGCCTCGCGGCGACGGTCGCCATCTTCACGCTCGCCCTTCCGTTCATGCTCCTGCTGGCGTACACCATGGCCATCGCCCTGCAGGAGGTCGACGCGTTCACGAAGTCACTGCAGGAACAGCAGACGAACGGCGGCGAGGTGAGCGAACTCCAGAAGATCCTCGACCCCTACATCACCCTCGCGAACGACGTCCAGAACCCGCAGGACCTGCTGACCAACCAGGAGGGACTGAGCGTCCTCACGGACGTCCTCAACAGCAGCCAGCAGTTCGTGGGCATCGTCGGCACGGGTGCGCTGCACCTGTTCATCATGATCGCACTGGCGTTCTACCTCCTGCGCGACGGCCACAAGCTCTCACGGTGGTTCCTCTCGACGTTCGGGGACGACCGGGGCGTCCTCCGGTCGTACCTCTCGGCGGTCGACCGCGACTTCCGGAACATCTTCTTCGGGAACATCCTGAACGCCTTCCTGACCGGCGTCATCGGTGCGCTCTCCTACAGCGTGTTGAACGTGTACGCGCCCACGACCGAGTTGACCATCCCCTACGCCGCCCTCATCGGGCTGCTCGCGGGCGCGGCCAGCCTCATCCCCGTCGTCGGGATGAAACTCGTCTACTTCCCGGTCTCCGGGTGGCTGTTCTACCAGGCGTTCTCGACCGACCAGTCGGGGCTGCTCTGGTTCCCCATCCTGTTCGTCGCGGTCTCGTTCGTCATCGTCGACGTCATCCCGGACCTCGTCCTCCGGCCGTACGTCTCCGGGCGCAACCTGCACGTGGGGTCGGTGATGTTCGCGTACATCTTCGGCCCGCTCCTGTTCGGCTGGTACGGCATCTTCCTCGGGCCGATGCTGCTGGTGCTGTCGGTGCACTTCGCGAAACTGGTGCTCCCGGAACTCCTGCACTCGGAGAAACTCCAGCCCTACGCGGTCGACCCGACGTACTTCACGCCCGCCGACGAGGCCGCCGTCGAGGACGTGGAGGCCACGACGCGGCACTCGTCGGACACCGACGCCACGCCGACCGACGGCGGCCACCCCGAACCCGAGGACCCGGCGGAGCCCGTCGACGACGGGGACGACGCGAGCGAGGAGTAG
- a CDS encoding PadR family transcriptional regulator — MHDLTGFQRDLLYVIAGKEEPHGLAIKEELEQYYEKEIHHGRLYPNLDTLVDKGLIEKGQRDRRTNYYVLTRRGRREIEARSDWEGQYVEAEA; from the coding sequence ATGCACGACCTGACAGGATTCCAGCGAGACCTGTTGTATGTAATCGCTGGGAAAGAAGAACCACACGGACTGGCGATCAAAGAAGAACTCGAGCAGTACTACGAGAAGGAGATCCATCACGGTCGACTCTACCCCAATCTCGACACGCTCGTCGACAAGGGCCTCATCGAGAAGGGCCAGCGTGACCGGCGGACGAACTACTACGTCCTGACCCGGCGCGGGCGCCGTGAGATCGAGGCACGGAGCGACTGGGAAGGCCAGTACGTCGAAGCTGAAGCCTGA
- a CDS encoding amphi-Trp domain-containing protein, which yields MPEEVLFKSESQQTRSDIAAMLRDVADKLDAGDPITLTAGQQSVTLDPPTRPTFEVKAERETSTGATEGELSIEFELEWDERATDDGELSIE from the coding sequence ATGCCAGAAGAAGTCCTGTTCAAGTCAGAGTCACAGCAGACCCGGAGCGACATCGCGGCCATGCTGCGCGACGTGGCGGACAAGCTCGACGCCGGCGACCCCATCACCCTCACCGCGGGCCAGCAGTCGGTGACGCTCGACCCGCCGACCCGGCCGACCTTCGAGGTCAAGGCCGAGCGCGAGACCTCGACGGGCGCGACCGAGGGCGAACTCAGCATCGAGTTCGAGCTCGAGTGGGACGAGCGCGCCACCGACGACGGCGAGCTCAGCATCGAGTAG
- the tbsP gene encoding transcriptional regulator TbsP — protein MTSNLLDRQIDDILGSVLEDATGDVLVVNPSADAIEEFVRVATRFEGDLPSVHMLADERTLKDVMDDFIVASNAADLIEQDALELRTVEETPENSLLVTEDSVVALVTAGNRVGGLTTDDDEFVATAYDAYMAAWDEASEFKLRTPPISRVRETLETDISPEAEDDFTSILDSLETARGDGEGLDEVTISLLVAAKNEALLYDISKWGEDVGIASKATFSRTKTKLEDMGLIDTEKVPIDVGRPRLRLKIGDDRLRDADNGQLATVAQSILN, from the coding sequence ATGACTTCGAATTTACTCGATAGACAAATTGACGATATACTCGGGAGCGTGCTGGAAGATGCCACGGGGGACGTTCTCGTGGTCAATCCGTCGGCCGATGCCATCGAGGAGTTCGTCCGCGTGGCGACCCGCTTCGAGGGCGACCTGCCGTCGGTCCACATGCTGGCCGACGAACGCACCCTCAAGGACGTCATGGACGACTTCATCGTCGCCTCGAACGCCGCCGACCTCATCGAGCAGGACGCACTCGAACTCCGCACGGTCGAGGAGACCCCGGAGAACTCCCTGCTCGTCACCGAGGACAGCGTGGTCGCGCTCGTCACCGCCGGCAACCGCGTCGGTGGCCTGACGACCGACGACGACGAGTTCGTCGCGACGGCCTACGACGCCTACATGGCCGCCTGGGACGAGGCGTCCGAGTTCAAGCTCCGCACCCCGCCGATCAGCCGCGTGCGCGAGACGCTCGAGACCGACATCAGCCCCGAGGCCGAGGACGACTTCACGAGCATCCTCGACTCGCTGGAGACCGCGCGTGGCGACGGCGAGGGCCTCGACGAGGTCACCATCTCGCTGCTCGTCGCGGCGAAGAACGAGGCCCTGCTGTACGACATCAGCAAGTGGGGCGAGGACGTCGGCATCGCCTCGAAGGCGACGTTCTCCCGCACGAAGACCAAGCTCGAGGACATGGGTCTCATCGACACCGAGAAGGTGCCCATCGACGTCGGTCGCCCGCGCCTGCGCCTGAAGATCGGCGACGACCGCCTGCGTGACGCCGACAACGGCCAGCTGGCGACCGTCGCCCAGTCCATCCTCAACTGA